In the Diospyros lotus cultivar Yz01 chromosome 13, ASM1463336v1, whole genome shotgun sequence genome, cttctctccctccttaggtttggcgagtAATGGGGCTCATCCCATGTACTCCTTcagttgttggaatgcgaactcgcattcttctgttcatttgaagtctttctccttttttaaaagctcgaagaacggggcacacttatcagttgcctttgaaatgaaacggctcaaAGCCGCGACCTTCCCATTGAGGCTTTGTACATCTTTCTTCCTTACGGGCGATCTCATGTCGAGCAAAGCCTTtattttgtctgggttggcttcaatgcctctatTGTTTACTATGaacccaagaaatttttcaGAGACTACCCCaaaggcgcacttgagcgggttaagcttcatctgatagctcctgaggactccaaacatTTCTCCCagatcggaaacgtggtccgtTACTTGCTCaaattttaccagcatgtcgtcaacgtatacttccatggttctTCCGATCAGTGTctcgaacatcgtattgaccagccttTGGTAGGTCGTGCTAGCATTCTTTAATCCAAAAGGTATGACCTTATAACAATAAAGCCCCCGGTCGGtaatgaacgaggtgtgctcttggtcggtggggttcatggggatctggttgtagcctgaataggcatccatgaaactaaGGAGGCAGTGACCAGTCGTTacatccacgagctgatcgattctggggagagGAAAGCTGTCCTTAGGACAGGCCTTATTCAGGTTGGTGAAATCGATGCAAgtcctccacttcccatttttcttttttaccaggaccgggttggccacccagaccggatagtaggcctccttgatgaaattgtttgccaagagtttgtccaccTCTTCTTTAAGAGCAGCATAATGCTCtagagtcattggcctcctcttctggtgCATTGGCCTGTAGCTcggatctacgttgagcctatgcaacatgatttctggggcgattcccaccatatcctCGTGGTTCCATGCAAATACATCAaagttagctttaaggaaatttgtaagttgggattttaccttgGGGGCTAGATTCTTTCCTAACTTGAGGTGTCTTTCTTTGTCCACTTCACTGattgagatatcttcgagctcttccatgggactGGTGGGTTTGTCGTAGTCGACCTCGCGGGGATCCAGGTCGTGATTAGCCTCCCATTGGCTGGTCGGTCGCGGGCCatcttttgcgatgatattcattttttttccttttactcccATTTTCAGGGTGTCTTCATaacaacgtcttgcgaggtgttATTCCCCCTGTACACATCCTACTCCATTGGGGGTCGAGAATTTCACTGTAAGAGTCCTGGTCGAAgtgactagatccaggtcgttcattgccggccttccgagtacgacgttgtatgtTGAGGGGCAGTCAATGACTAGGAACTCcgccaaagtagtggcctgaCGATTTGCATCCCTGATGGTGAagggaaggctgatccgaccgatAGGGACCACTGCGTCCCTCGTGAATCCATAGAGCGGCTCTGGGGACGAGCTCAACTATTCTGgccccaaacccatctgatcgaagcacgctctatacattacatttaccgagctgcccgtgtctACCATTATTCTTCGCACTTCGGAGTTTCCGATCTGGGCCCATATAACGAGTGCATCGTCATGCAGCCAATGAACGTCTCTGGCCTCTTCTTCCAAGAACACCATGTTCTTCAGAGCTGGGCCACCCCTAGATCGTTTCGCGGGAACCAATTGTTCGCCCGACCTCGCCAGCAAGACATGGTTAGCTTCTCATACGTACTTGTCGCAGGATTTGTGGGAAGATCCCGCGAGGTGAGGTCCACCATGAATCGTGTATATAGTTCGCACAGCCGGTAAGCGCTCATCATCAGAGGGGGGCGGCTGCTGTGTCGGTGGCTGGATTGGTTGATTGGTCGGTCGTACCACGTAgtctttcaagcgacctcttcttatcagatcttcaaTGGTGTCCCTTAGGGCCTAGCATTcggaggtgttgtgacccgcctcgttgtggtatgcgcaaaatttttccttgtttCGAAATTTGTTTGGAGTTCTCCAcaggttgggcttcccgaactcctctttgtttctttccatggcgaagatcctttcttgggggtcgaACAGgacacagtagctgtcaaagcgctgcGACCTacgaggtcgctcatctccctccACCTTCTGAGCTTGTAACAGCCCGCTTTCTTGggcatgttatgccttaggaaatttgatttggatttttttttttgaacattattttaaaattccctaagaccgtatctagtgccagatgagatatctagactagaaataaatgtaaagcggaagctgaatcgaacctgctcatggtaatacaatttaatatttgtacatggcatttaatacaaattaatacataaggcgtttgatgatggaacaatatacataaatcttaaactaatcatgGTACATTCACTTGCATTTTGATgtctcgtgtcactacacatcaccactctctgaatcatctctgcaagtcccagctggaacgttgaatgttccaggggcgaacccaagttagatgatgaatcatctaagtaagaataccaaatgcaatgctatgagtgtatgcaatgtctttcatcgtaggtgtcaactacacccctcatgctgcctatcattttagcggtcacctcttcgaagccggggtgtatgggtgcacccttgataggccagcggtgtcagttcgtactccctacggcctcacaTGCATGTGACCAACAGTatcattgtgcatgtatgcatttcatagtcatgtcattgatgcagtctacatgatgatttcatatcatagcatgccaatatgtTAAAAGCATTTTCAGGCTAATTTGTCTTGATCTATGTGCCAAGCGGCTATTCCTTGATTTCCTTGCTCACGGGGACTCCTACaacatagatttatttttagaataccaattgctaatttttttcataatttcttcctttttcttttattcctaagctctatctcttccaaaattacataataattatctaggcttcataaaattttaccttctttttaccaatattccttaaataatattcttagtattctggaatttttcttgtaattttctaacttttaattcctattttctcttattttataatagctaaatatgtaattattacataataattacctaggctttccatttattaaatttcgtttcactaatatttctcaCATAATATTtctaatatcctgaaattttcttggaatttttggaattaaaaatcttatttttctctatttccataatagagaattccatttaataattaataaatttagcatttccagaaatatttttcacaaatatggcatacataaaatttcttatttaataaaactttttacaacattttctttcttctatttctatttttctttatttctttccttttctcttttttttttctatttttctgatGGGCGCATGGGCTGCACGCGCCatcttcctactcgcgggcgcgtgcagccacgcgcccgtgctgggtcgtcttctccggcgacccCTCCGAGCTTCCAAGCTTCAAAACGAAGCTCTCCCCCTCCTATTTTCGACCTCCAGAACCCAAATATAGCatcaaaattagagaaaaatagctCGAAATACCTCGATTTAAGGCTTGAACTCTCGGCTCCGGCGAAGTCGCGATTTTCCTGCGACGCTCGGATCTCCCTCTTCGCTGCTTCGTTGGCctccaaactttccagaaacgAAGCCCACGACTTGTAGATCAGAACCctactctcaaatctctcaaaccctctCCCAATCGACCGATCTAAGCTTTGCAATTTTCGGATGGGTTGGCTTGTGCGAATTaggctatttatagccgaaaAAGCACGTCGCTCATGTCAAATCGAAGCCCACGTGGCCGGGACGGCCATGCCACCGATCAATCGCCATTAAAACCCCTCCCCTTGCTTCATTAATTCCCGGTTGCAGGCGGCCATGCGCGCTGCCTGCAACTTCCggattttccagatttttcctgatttttttttattatatatatatatacgatatacatatttacatatattcttacatttacataaaatgatttcttttacatatatactttcatttacataaaatgatttcttttaatcttaAATCTAATCACATTAAtcttactatttatttatttttttttatttacctattcatacatttatttatatttcacatACATACTTAAGCATTAATTTAAACCATAAACTTAATATCATAtagactaaattaatttaatttatttactgagacttagggtattacagagctcgcttgaacacttcattgtttgagcgctccccccgagcttcccTTCCAGCGTCTCCGTTATGCCTTCTTTTATTCTGGTTGGAGCCCccagcttcttctctcgacccgacgaGTTTCTTTGACCCaaaggcgtcttcccatcggatctCCTTGGAAGCTCATTCATAGCATTCCCTCAGGTCTTTAACCGGGGTCCtgtagatgctctcatagagctttttgtcttttcggaggccggcagagatcgccgttaggatactttcatcggAGGGATCGTCGATGTTGCTCACCTTGCGtctgaacctggcgatgtaatccctcaACGGCTTGTTTGCTTTTTGGAATATCGTGGCGAGGTGACAAAACGgtgcgagctgcctccttagagccctgtattggttgaGGAACCTCTGCTGGCACTCCTCCCAACTGTTGATGCTGCGTGGTGGgaggctcctgaaccaagctcggggaaTGTCACCCAATATTGTcgggaaggcgcgacatttaaCCAGTGAGCTAGTTGTCTGCaaatccatttgcacgttgtacgcatccaggtaatcgtaggggtcgctgtccccattatattgtggcatgcttGGGACCTTAAATATCTGGGGgaggggttcgagctcaatctctctcgtgaacggcgtcctatccccacggccattattctggctgcggactctTTGTCGTTCTTCCAGCTGTCGCACTCTTTGATATAGCTCCTCCACGGTTGAGTCCGGGCCTGCTGATTGTTGGGCCTGTGATCGCCTACTTTTTTCTCAGACTGGGGAGTGGTGATTTGGGGATGGATAGTTATCCCTGATATCCTCTTCCACGGGTGGAGGTCTCTCATCCCGTGGTTGGCGGACCCTACGAGGGGACGCTAGTGGATCATGGgcagcccgtgcttgagcttgggccagaattctaACCGCATTAGCGAGctgcattaccgtattctccaatgcttcctaGCACTGCTGCCAatcccggatcgtccctgttCCAGCAATTTGAACAGTAGGTTGGACAGGGAATCGCGGTTGTATGCCAGTGGCGTCTCCGACTGGCGATGGTAAAGGGATATCTGCTGTCGAGGcaatgggtcctccatttgATGGAAAGTCTCGCGGTCGatcgtggtgattttcaggtgggtcgatcgccgcctcggaacttagagtattccttcctctggccatggctattgatcagagcggccttttcctctagcgccaaaatgtcgacgttcgatttcagccgaccgtgatttgttttgggccgcggtgagtaaatccaaaataccaagaagaagaaaagaacccAAATTTCAAATGTGAGTCAACACTAGAATTTTTACGttgttcggccagaacgatgcctactccacgactgcactctgattattctcttcagaatggcggtatctgattattctccttgTCCCTGCCCCTCATGATATCtatcattcttatttatactgatgggcttttacaatttagataacataaagaaaatacaatgagtgtataatgggggacaaacaaccCTTATCGCCTTCACAAAACCAGGAGTGGGATCTTCATTACGAGGGGTATGGGCTGTTGCAGATAAAGTGAACGGAccctacctctaacttctcagcagctttgccactcatgcgagctggaggttttaggccagcgatctggatggtccagcgatctggaggatattttcgggagctcgttagtcgattgccgGAAGCTCATTGGGGGGCTTATCGGGAGCTCGCCagatgctcgctttacgagttccggatttTGGTGGtggctggactttccttgacgaggtcgtctgGGCCTTCTTGGCCTCGGGTGATTGGGCTGGTccatcggaccgagtctggtcCATGCGGAATGATacaggaaatacatataacagatCGTATCGCTCAAACCaatagcaaaaacaaaaattaaatgtgATTTAACGTAATAATTTTTGTCCACAATCCCACCATAGAGGTATAATTCACTTAGCAAAGCAAACTAACATCACGCTTTGAGAGAATTGGTTGCACCACATACTGAGACTTTAGTTATCAAGTTGTGAATAGGCacataattacaataataatgtGAATATTTCTGTTGATTAATTATTAGGAGTGGTTCACCAAATTCTGAACAAGAGTTGGCTATTTATAGACACCAAATCacaatcataataaaattagatttttctatCCTATCATaatcactaaattaaaatcATCATTTGATAAAGATTACGAGAAAGACTTTTTTTCTATCAAATTAATCTTATCGAGTAAGATAacaattttaatcaaattagaattaaagaatTATCCTAACAACATTTGTTTATTTTGGTATAGTAGTGGTCTAATGGAATTTAAGTATTCATAGGGCAAGGTTAAAGCAAAAATATTGATTAAACCTTATCATTAATTTCATCTATTGTAATTTTTGGGATGATCATTCTTGTACGGCCCTTTATGCTCGTACTCTCGATTATGCAAGGAGAGATAAATTACAAATTGAGACTTTAGGCGTAAGAGAGAAATTAAACTCATGATTCATCAAATTACACCGACATATCGTTTACTCTTTTACGATCTGATCTAATAGCTTCATCTATTGTTATTCTTGATTGCTTTAAGTGGTTGCTTGTGACATAGTTCACAAGATAAGGACGAGAAATCAATCGCGCTGTCTTTAATGATTAGAAATAGCTAATCAGGGGAGATTCATTGAATTTAAAAGTGGTGCATTGTGACACTGCGGGAGAGAAAAACTGTTCTCTGTGTAAATACCTtgactggaaaaaaaaaatgtaaatggtGTTTAATCATCcatataaaaagtttttattttaaatcataaattgGTTTGAAATAGTTAGGTTATTTCTTTCACATGATTGAGTTATGAAGCTTGATAATTataaagatttatatatatatatatatatatacagagagagagagatgaattgGTCCTTTAGTTCTAAGAAATTAGGCTGAACACAGTACGGAGAGGCCAGGAGGAATGGTCATTTGGGCCATTTGTACTCTTGAATTATAAAGGTGATGTTCTACCagaacttttttttataatgaatgtcctataaaaaatgtgacatcttGTATTGCTATAACCCAACTTGATAAGCCTCTTTACTGAATCACAGTTAAGCAAGCAAAGGGAAACAAAGAGAAACGAAGTCTGGGATGAATCTAAAATCTCTCTGCAACCAAATCAAACTTAGTATTACATAAGCAAGAGTTTGAATGAAAGCAATAGAATTGTCACGTAAGTTTCAGGGTGCATGCTATGCTGATGCCTGAGATGTACCAGAAGGTAAGCTAGCCAGGGCTAGGACCTCCTGCAGTTCACAAATACTTACTTGTAGTTGGCTATTGAATTGATTGCACTGTATTCTATCACCTGCCTTCAGAGAGAAGAGATTCTGCAACGGAGGATGAGGGTGAAGTTACTGATCTCACCGTTGAAAATGGACAAGAGAATGTGAAATCGTCAAATGGGAACTCCATGTCAGTGGATGAAAAGCCAAGAGAAGTCAACTCTGGAAGAAGAGCACCCCCCTCCAAATACTGCACAATTTGCCTCATACTTGGCCTAGCCATAGGCTGAGAACGAGAGCAAAGCAACCCAAGCTTCAGCACCAACTCTGCTTCCTCTGCTTCATAATCACCCCCCAGATTAGGATCAACTGCCCGGAGAATTTCCCCGCTGCTCCAGAAGGAGACTACCCAATCAACCAAAATAGGATCATCGGTTGGCGCTTGAGGCTCTATCGGCCTTCTCCCACAGGCCACCTCAAGCATGAATGCCCCGAAAGCAAACACATCGGTTTGTGTCGTGGCCTTGCCGGTTCTACTGTGCTCCGGGGCAAGGTAACCGAGAGTTCCAACCACACGGGTGGTTCGGGGCTCGCTCCCATGGTCATACAACCTTGCGAGGCCAAAATCTCCCAATCTTCCATTGAGTTCACCATCCAACAACACATTGCTGGCCTTGACATCTCTATGGATCACCACTTGTTCCCATTGTTCGTGCAGGTAAAACAGGCCCGACGCCACACCTTTGATGACTCGAAACCTCTGGTGCCAGTTGAGGGTGAACTCTGGCTGGTTATGGAGGAACTTGTCTAGGCTTCCATTCGGCATGTAATCGTATACCAAAAGGAGCTCCCCTTTGCGCCTGCAGTATCCCAAGAGCTGTACCAAGTTCCTGTGGCGCAGCCTGCCCATACTTACAATTTCCGCCACAAATTCCCTCATTCCTTGCCTGGATTCATGAGAAATTCTCTTCACAGCAATCTCAATTTTCGATTTGGGTAGAATCCCTCTATACACTTTCCCAAAACCCCCACTCCCAAGAAGTTCCTTGTCTCTAAATCCTTTGGTGGCAGTGTATAAATCCTTATACTTAAACCTATGAGGGCCATATTCAAGCTCCCAATCTTCCAAAACTTCTGCAAATTTCCTCTTCCTTCTAACATAAAAAACTAGGCCGAATATGGCTGAATATACTGTCAGTACGGAAATCAAGGGCAACCCAATTATCAAAAACTTGGATGTCTTCTTGGGTCTAATCCGAGGAAGCTTAGGCAGCCTAGACAAATCAAGCCCTTGAGCCTGGCCTTTCATCTTAAAGCTCCAACCCAATAAATAATGGGATGCTTCCACTGAACCAGTGGAAGATGAGAAACCAATGTACATAGTTTGGTTCAAGATTGGTGAAAGATCAAAAGGCAGAGACAAAAGAGGCTTACTTGGCTTGGCAATGCCAATAGGAGCCATTGTGACATCAATTCTCTTGTCTTGCCCGTCATATTCCACCCACACTTGCATTTTTTTGCCACTGATAAGATTCAACCTCTG is a window encoding:
- the LOC127787889 gene encoding L-type lectin-domain containing receptor kinase IV.1-like, which produces MRETSEMMWIEVISANLRGRLLKHAKIPFIIQYAIIGLKPIEAMFVKLAVLLICSILLSSAAIEEEEGVGFAFQGFRSDNLSLDGIAEIKPDGLLALTNGTIQKAGHAFFPAPLDFKASSNTSAFSFSTTFVFAISAQYSTLSGHGIAFVIAPTRGLPGALPSQYLGLFNEANNGNSTNHVFAVELDTIQSTEFHDIDNNHVGVDVNGLDSVKAHTAGYYQNGREDFQRLNLISGKKMQVWVEYDGQDKRIDVTMAPIGIAKPSKPLLSLPFDLSPILNQTMYIGFSSSTGSVEASHYLLGWSFKMKGQAQGLDLSRLPKLPRIRPKKTSKFLIIGLPLISVLTVYSAIFGLVFYVRRKRKFAEVLEDWELEYGPHRFKYKDLYTATKGFRDKELLGSGGFGKVYRGILPKSKIEIAVKRISHESRQGMREFVAEIVSMGRLRHRNLVQLLGYCRRKGELLLVYDYMPNGSLDKFLHNQPEFTLNWHQRFRVIKGVASGLFYLHEQWEQVVIHRDVKASNVLLDGELNGRLGDFGLARLYDHGSEPRTTRVVGTLGYLAPEHSRTGKATTQTDVFAFGAFMLEVACGRRPIEPQAPTDDPILVDWVVSFWSSGEILRAVDPNLGGDYEAEEAELVLKLGLLCSRSQPMARPSMRQIVQYLEGGALLPELTSLGFSSTDMEFPFDDFTFSCPFSTVRSVTSPSSSVAESLLSEGR